The Candidatus Zixiibacteriota bacterium genome includes a region encoding these proteins:
- a CDS encoding CvpA family protein, with the protein MNIVDYILLGLLVAMIIVGSKKGLLRELTAFFTLIPAVIVSINFMDTFSVAVYEKIGGSPMVVAFLSFILLLGIAYAVFKLIGIGIAKIVNIQRKGKKDQMGGAFIGFARGWILISFIFFLLFLLPMPATFYLVVEDSLFGPTLIKTIPTIYETSSALHPNNPSFYKKIESTLMLKNSKLRPTGDARAEVELVLLQIERFFSSATTP; encoded by the coding sequence ATGAATATTGTTGACTATATATTGCTGGGACTATTGGTGGCCATGATTATCGTCGGCTCCAAAAAAGGCTTGCTCAGGGAGTTGACAGCTTTCTTCACTTTAATCCCCGCGGTTATCGTCTCGATCAATTTTATGGATACTTTTTCCGTGGCGGTTTATGAGAAAATCGGCGGTTCACCGATGGTCGTCGCGTTCCTGAGTTTTATCCTGCTTTTGGGAATTGCTTATGCCGTATTTAAACTAATTGGCATCGGCATTGCCAAAATTGTTAATATTCAGCGCAAAGGCAAAAAAGATCAAATGGGTGGAGCCTTTATCGGATTCGCCCGCGGTTGGATACTTATTTCATTCATTTTTTTCCTGCTTTTCCTGCTGCCAATGCCGGCCACTTTTTATCTCGTTGTGGAGGATTCATTGTTCGGTCCTACTCTTATTAAAACCATCCCAACTATATATGAGACCAGCAGTGCCCTGCATCCCAACAATCCATCGTTCTACAAAAAGATTGAATCGACTCTGATGCTAAAAAATTCCAAATTGCGGCCAACCGGCGATGCCCGTGCGGAAGTCGAGCTTGTTCTTCTGCAAATAGAGAGATTTTTCAGCTCAGCCACAACGCCCTGA
- a CDS encoding GatB/YqeY domain-containing protein: MSLQKRIDEDVIKALKSGEKDTVTTLRGLNSDIKYYRIDNQIEELKDDDIIKVLSSAAKQRRDSIEKFQQGGRDDLVEKEKAELNLITTYLPEQLSPEEIKKLVVEVIEETEATGMSDMGKVMKTVMPKTKGRADGKAIKEIVSRLLYQA; encoded by the coding sequence ATGTCTCTCCAAAAACGTATTGACGAAGATGTAATTAAGGCCCTTAAGAGCGGCGAAAAAGACACCGTGACGACTCTTAGGGGCCTTAATTCTGATATAAAATATTATCGCATCGACAATCAGATCGAAGAACTCAAAGATGACGATATCATCAAAGTTTTATCATCCGCCGCCAAACAGCGGCGTGACTCGATTGAGAAATTTCAACAGGGCGGCCGTGATGATCTGGTAGAAAAAGAAAAGGCCGAACTGAATCTTATTACGACCTACCTTCCGGAGCAGCTATCGCCGGAAGAAATTAAAAAGCTTGTCGTCGAGGTCATCGAGGAGACCGAGGCGACCGGTATGTCCGATATGGGTAAAGTCATGAAAACGGTCATGCCCAAAACCAAAGGCCGGGCCGACGGAAAAGCTATTAAAGAAATCGTTTCACGCCTTCTGTATCAAGCCTGA
- the rpsU gene encoding 30S ribosomal protein S21 translates to MTGVKVRDDESFEKALRRFNKFCEKMGILSDIKKHQHFEKPSERKKRKRNAAKRKMRKLMKENQD, encoded by the coding sequence ATGACAGGCGTTAAGGTTCGCGATGACGAATCATTTGAAAAAGCCCTGCGGAGATTCAACAAGTTTTGCGAAAAGATGGGAATTCTGTCCGATATTAAAAAGCATCAGCATTTCGAAAAACCGTCCGAACGTAAAAAACGGAAGCGCAATGCGGCCAAGAGAAAAATGCGTAAGCTTATGAAGGAGAACCAGGACTAA
- a CDS encoding HIT domain-containing protein, translating into MDCIFCEIIDKNSPARIVFENERVIIFHDYRPQANIHLLVCPKKHYPTFMDAPNEEIAYLYKVCRKMAEYLKVENGFRMTINNGPRGGQIVYHLHVHFLSWLKDLKEETIELDL; encoded by the coding sequence ATGGATTGTATATTTTGCGAAATAATCGATAAAAACTCCCCTGCTCGTATTGTCTTTGAAAACGAACGAGTAATCATATTTCATGATTATCGTCCACAGGCCAATATTCATCTTTTGGTCTGTCCCAAAAAGCACTACCCAACCTTCATGGACGCGCCTAATGAGGAGATCGCCTATTTATATAAGGTTTGCCGAAAAATGGCCGAATATTTGAAGGTGGAGAATGGGTTCAGGATGACAATTAACAACGGCCCTCGGGGGGGACAAATTGTTTATCATCTTCACGTGCACTTTCTGTCGTGGTTAAAGGATTTGAAAGAAGAAACAATTGAGCTTGATTTGTAA
- a CDS encoding asparaginase, giving the protein MYEVVAKVYRGEGIESVHHGSVIVVNDKKEMTHYVGDPEFFTQARSEAKPFQIIPLIETGAADHFGFTDKQIAIMCGSHIGAEEHVEVVRSILNVIGLDESALQCGTHQPMYQTMQNIPVKEGEKFSPLQHNCSGKHAGFLALSKFIGDDIKEYINPKSKTQQLVLSAVSKTYDYPPGKIKIGIDGCSAPVFGMPLRQAATAYMSLANQICEVKELEPILGRVKAIMTKHPEMVSGEGRFDLALARTFSGNVINKIGAEGIEGVGFREPKIGIAVKILDGNFRALYPVVIDALRQLGLIEGVDMTHLEPFMHPKVYNWRNLEVGKIVTDFELKRV; this is encoded by the coding sequence ATGTATGAAGTTGTCGCGAAAGTTTATCGGGGGGAGGGGATCGAATCGGTTCATCATGGTTCGGTCATAGTCGTCAATGATAAAAAAGAAATGACGCATTATGTCGGCGATCCCGAGTTTTTTACGCAGGCCCGCAGTGAAGCCAAACCGTTTCAGATTATTCCGCTGATTGAAACCGGGGCGGCCGACCATTTTGGTTTTACCGATAAACAAATCGCGATTATGTGCGGATCGCATATCGGGGCTGAGGAACATGTCGAAGTTGTGCGGTCTATTCTTAATGTGATTGGGCTCGATGAATCAGCTTTGCAATGCGGCACTCATCAACCGATGTATCAGACGATGCAGAATATTCCTGTCAAAGAGGGCGAGAAATTCAGCCCGCTTCAGCATAATTGTTCTGGCAAGCATGCCGGTTTTCTGGCCTTGTCGAAATTTATCGGTGATGATATTAAAGAATACATCAATCCAAAAAGTAAAACTCAACAGTTGGTTCTAAGCGCCGTCAGCAAAACCTATGATTATCCTCCGGGGAAAATAAAAATCGGGATTGACGGGTGCAGCGCTCCGGTGTTCGGGATGCCTCTGCGGCAGGCGGCGACGGCGTACATGTCGCTGGCCAATCAGATATGCGAGGTCAAAGAATTGGAGCCGATTCTGGGCCGGGTGAAAGCTATTATGACTAAACATCCGGAAATGGTGTCAGGCGAAGGCCGATTCGATCTTGCTTTGGCCCGGACATTCTCCGGAAATGTGATCAATAAAATCGGTGCCGAAGGAATTGAGGGTGTCGGATTCCGCGAGCCTAAAATAGGGATAGCCGTAAAAATTCTGGATGGAAATTTCAGGGCATTGTATCCAGTAGTGATCGACGCATTGCGGCAACTGGGATTGATCGAAGGCGTGGACATGACTCACCTGGAGCCGTTCATGCACCCCAAAGTCTACAATTGGCGAAATCTCGAAGTCGGCAAAATTGTTACCGATTTCGAATTGAAAAGAGTATAG
- a CDS encoding tryptophanase codes for MMTKKPIEPFRIKVTEPISLLSEKERIKKIEEAGYNIFKIRAEDIFIDLLTDSGTGALSQNQWAGLMVGDESYACGRNWYHFEEIVKDIFQKEFVLPCHQGRVAENILFSTLLKKGDYVPNNTHFDTTRANTMHKGGIPLDLPCEEIDKDDSDFRFKGNFDTEALEDLIKRVGPDKIPLVIITITNNSAGGLGVSMENIREVRSICDRYGIPMFFDAARFAENAFFIKKFEPEFKNHTIKAIAQEMLGYADGAMMSAKKDGLSNMGGFLVVNDEGLAGRLKELLILIEGFPTYGGLSGRDLEAIAIGLKEALNEDYLEYRTGQIAYFGEILTQAGVPIITPTGGHAVFIDAGKMLPHIAPKHFPGQSLTVELYRKGGVRAVEIGSLMFGGADPNTGKKLTAKKESVRLAVPRRMYTASHLEYVADIAAEIVKTKEKLHGYKIVQEPKYLRHFTCVLKEMTEDFAKVL; via the coding sequence ATGATGACAAAAAAACCGATTGAGCCTTTTCGTATAAAAGTAACCGAACCGATTAGTCTGCTGTCTGAGAAGGAACGGATAAAAAAGATTGAAGAGGCCGGGTATAATATTTTCAAGATTCGGGCCGAGGATATTTTTATTGATCTGTTGACCGACTCGGGAACGGGAGCGTTGTCGCAAAATCAATGGGCCGGTCTGATGGTTGGCGATGAATCCTACGCCTGCGGACGCAACTGGTATCATTTTGAAGAAATCGTTAAAGATATTTTTCAAAAAGAATTTGTCCTCCCCTGTCATCAGGGAAGAGTGGCCGAGAATATTTTATTTTCCACGCTTCTGAAAAAAGGCGATTACGTTCCCAATAATACTCATTTCGATACGACCCGGGCCAATACCATGCATAAAGGCGGTATCCCGCTCGATTTACCCTGTGAGGAAATTGATAAAGATGATTCTGATTTTCGATTTAAGGGTAATTTCGATACGGAAGCTCTGGAAGATTTGATTAAGCGCGTCGGGCCGGATAAAATTCCGCTTGTGATTATTACAATTACCAATAATTCGGCAGGCGGCCTGGGTGTTTCGATGGAAAATATTCGCGAGGTTCGTTCGATTTGCGACCGCTATGGAATTCCGATGTTTTTCGACGCCGCCCGATTCGCGGAAAACGCTTTCTTTATTAAAAAATTCGAACCGGAATTCAAAAATCATACAATAAAAGCAATCGCCCAGGAAATGCTGGGGTATGCCGATGGCGCCATGATGTCGGCTAAAAAAGACGGACTTTCCAATATGGGAGGTTTTCTGGTCGTCAATGATGAAGGGCTGGCCGGGCGGTTGAAAGAATTATTGATATTAATTGAAGGATTCCCGACTTATGGCGGTCTCAGCGGCCGCGACCTTGAAGCTATTGCCATAGGGTTAAAAGAAGCATTGAATGAAGATTACCTGGAATATCGAACGGGTCAGATCGCGTATTTTGGAGAAATCCTGACGCAGGCAGGCGTGCCGATTATAACGCCGACCGGAGGGCATGCCGTTTTTATTGACGCAGGGAAGATGCTGCCGCATATCGCGCCGAAACATTTTCCGGGACAGTCTTTGACGGTTGAGCTTTACCGCAAAGGCGGAGTTCGAGCCGTTGAGATTGGTTCTTTGATGTTTGGCGGCGCAGATCCCAATACCGGTAAGAAGCTGACGGCCAAAAAGGAATCAGTGCGTTTGGCCGTTCCGCGAAGAATGTACACGGCCAGCCATCTGGAGTATGTCGCTGATATTGCCGCAGAGATAGTGAAGACCAAAGAAAAACTTCATGGATATAAGATTGTACAGGAGCCGAAATATCTGCGTCATTTTACCTGCGTATTGAAAGAAATGACGGAAGATTTCGCGAAAGTTTTGTAA